One Fulvia fulva chromosome 8, complete sequence DNA window includes the following coding sequences:
- a CDS encoding E3 ubiquitin-protein ligase HEL1 gives MPNFIHQDCEHNGSICSACWQQSIDSQVTDLPTDRVTCAECNRTLQEPDIRCLASRETYNKYLDKAFNEAMAKSEYYRSCHKANCSYGHEHITAKETSIFRCRACGSEYCVPCEMPMHTGQSCTEYQAELETQRKERQATDDYLKRSSRQCPGCTIHIEKNEGCDHMTCGFCGYEFCWVCDAAYRGPEGILTVGNQAHNTGCPYLPHNLPSLADGAGGIP, from the exons ATGCCGAACTTCATACATCAAGATTGTGAACATAATGGTAGCATATGCTCAGCCTGCTGGCAGCAGTCCATCGATTCGCAAGTCACAGACCTGCCCACAGATCGCGTCACATGTGCCGAGTGCAACAGAACGCTACAGGAGCCGGACATCAGGTGTCTCGCCAGCCGAGAGACATACAACAA ATACCTCGACAAAGCCTTCAACGAAGCAATGGCGAAGTCCGAGTACTACCGATCCTGCCACAAAGCGAACTGCAGCTATGGACACGAACACATCACTGCCAAAGAAACCTCCATCTTCCGCTGCCGCGCTTGTGGCAGTGAGTATTGCGTTCCCTGCGAGATGCCTATGCACACGGGTCAAAGCTGCACGGAGTATCAAGCCGAGCTGGAGACTCAGAGGAAGGAGCGGCAGGCTACGGATGATTATCTCAAGCGGAGCTCAAGGCAGTGTCCCGGGTGCACGATTCATATCGAGAAGAATGAAGGCTGCGATCATATGACGT GCGGATTCTGTGGATATGAGTTTTGTTGGGTGTGCGATGCTGCTTATCGAGGTCCGGAAGGTATTTTGACGGTTGGGAATCAAGCACATAATACAGGCTGCCCGTATCTACCGCACAATCTTCCGTCTTTGGCGGATGGAGCCGGGGGTATACCGTAG